The Sulfurospirillum deleyianum DSM 6946 nucleotide sequence AATTTATTTTTTAATTATTTTTTTATAGTTAAATTCAAGGGTAATAACATTTTAAGGAGGTCATTATGGCTGATATTACCCGACGTAATTTTGTTAAACTTGGAGCACTAAGTGCAGGAATGGTCGCATTAGGCGAAAATACCCTCAGTGCAAGTGCGCTTGAGCAAAAAGGTGTCAAATACGATCAAGAATATGATGTTGTGGTTATTGGTTCTGGATTTGCAGGACTTGCCGCAACGATTACCGCAGCAGAGAAAGGTCTTAAAGTATGTGTCATTGAGAAAATGGGACGTTTTGGAGGTAATTCAATTATTAACGGTGGCTTATTTGCCGTGGTCAATAGTCCAAAACAAAAAGCAGAAGGTGTTCAAGATTCTATTGAGCTTTATCTCAAAGATATGCTCAAAGCAGGGTTAAATATGAACCACACAGATAATCTTAAAGTCATTGCCGCAAGAAGTGCTGACGCGCTTAAATTGACTGAAAAGTGCGGTGCAAAATATTATGAAAAACTTTCTCACCTTGGTGGGCACTCTATTCCTAGAACCTATTTAACATCCACCGCAAGTGGTGCTGGGATTGTTCAACCTATGTTAAGCTATGCAGAAAAACTCTCCAATGTCATACTGAAAAACCGAACAAAATTTGATGATTTTATTGCAGACGATTCTGGACGTATTGTAGGCGTTGTTATAAGAGAAGACTACAAATTTGATATGAAAGCCTTAGATGACAATGCAGAAAATAAAACAGGAGATATCAAATACATTAAAGCACGTAAAGGTGTGATTCTTGCTAGCGGTGGTTTTTGTAGAGACACTTTCTTACGTAGTATGCAAGACCCTAGTATTCCTCTTGAATGCGACACGACAAATCAGCCAGGTGCAACGGGTGAAGTGATTATGAAAGCGTTAGAATTAGGTGCCGTACCCGTTCAAATGTCATGGATTCAATGGGGTCCTTGGGCAAGTCCAGATGAAAAAGGATTTGGTACGGCTTCTAATTTTAACATCAATGCAACCTTTAGATACGGTATTACGGTCGATACAAAAACAGGTAAACGTTTTATGAATGAATTAGCTGACCGTCGTGTTCGTTCGCTTGCGATGTTTGATGTCATAGGAAAGGATCAAAACTATCCTATCAACATTTGTGATCAAGCCGCTGTTGATAAAATCATTCCTGATTTAACTGCAAAAGCACTCGCTTCAGGTGTTGTTAAAAAATTCAATACCCTCGATGAATTAGCAGCAGCCTACAAAATCCCCGTTGCTGAATTGAAAAAAACCGTTGAAGCCTATAATGGATATGTCACAGCTAAGAAAGATACAGAATTTGGAAAACCCGTTCAAGGTGTAGAGGGTGTACAAGTCAGTAAACCTCCATTTTATGGTACCAGAGGCGTTCCAAAACTCCACTACACTATGGGTGGTTTAAAAATCAATGACAAAGCGCAAGTCATCTGCACAAAAACAAAAAAACCTATTCCTGGTCTTTTTGCCGCAGGTGGTGTCAATGGTGGTATCCATGGTGCAAGTCGTTTGGGTAGTTGCTCTATTCCAGACTGTCTTGTCTTTGGTATCGTTGCGGGAGAAAATATCTAAATGAAACCAAGAGCACACAATACATTTGTAGCTCTTTGTCTTTTTTTATGTTTTACTCTTTTACCTTTAACGCTTTTTGCAGGAGAAGAGTCCTCTTCTCCTGATTTAAAAGGAAGAGAAACCGTAACGATGACACAAGAGTTCAAAGAAAAATATCCTCTCAAACGTGTCCACGCAAAATTATCTTTAGACTGTCTCTTTTGTCATGAAGGAGAGGGAAATAATCCTGAAGCATTTAAAGCGGTTAGAGAAAAAACCTGTCTTGAATGCCATGGCTCTAAAGAAAAAATTGCACAACGTTTAGATTTTATAGGCAAACCAAACCCACACAACTCCATTCATGATGGAACACGCTTATCCTGTGATGAGTGTCATAATGAGCACAAAGAGTCTACCAACATGTGTGCGGAATGTCATGAAAAAGAGATTGCTACGAATATGTGGATGAGGAAAACGCCATGAAACTTAAACTATTTATCTTTCTATCCATCGGTATTGGTGTTGGATTGGTGTTGAGTCTTGTCACTTACTATGGACTTCACAAAACAAGCGATCAAAAGTTTTGTGTCATCTGCCATGAAATGGATCCTATGGTGGTGGCTTACAGAGAAGATGTACACGGAGGTGCGGGAAAATTAGGAGCAAGTGCGAAGTGTGTTGATTGTCATTTACCCCATGATAATATCCTCAAATACATCTATACCAAAGCAAGAAACGGTGTTGTAGAAGGAAGTATTCATCTCTTTGGCGATCCTTCTAAAATTAATTGGATTGAGAAAAGAGCACACAGAGAAAGTTTTGTCTTTGATGATGGCTGTTTAGAATGTCATGGCAATCTCCTCTCAACTCAAACAGCTTCCAAACAAGCACAGAAAATGCACACACATTATCAAAGCCTCAAAGGAACAGATAAAGAAATTCATTGTGCTTCGTGTCATATTGATGCAGGACATCAAAATATGCGAAATATCTTAAATTATTACACCCCAGAATTTGAGATAATGAAGGAGCACATGAAAGAGAAAAAGAGTGAAATACAAGAAAAATATCAACACTATGGCATCCAAAAGGAGAAGTAAAAAGCTTTCTTTTTATGCCTCATTTTTCATATTTGGTATCCTTATTAAAACTTTACATGTAAAATGAAATGAGAGCAATTATGCTACAATCATTTCATTAAAAATAAGGATACCTTATATGAGTTTTTTTAATGAAGTCGTCGATAGAACCCAAACACCTTCTGAAAAATGGAACAAATACAAAGGCATAGATGTCATTCCCGCATGGGTTGCTGATATGGATTTTAAATCGCCTCCGTGTGTGATTGAAGCTTTGCAAAAGCGTGTGAGTGAGGGTGTTTTTGGCTATACCTCTGTTGATGATGAAACCTATGCTGCGATTATTGGTTTTATCAAACGCCACTATGGCTGGGAAATTCGCAAAGAGTGGTTGGTCTTTACGCAGGGTGTGGTGAGCAGTATGAACATTGCGTGTATGGTGATTGAGACGGGAAGTGTCATGACCACAACGCCTATTTATCCCCATTTTATCAAAGCACCTAAACACGCAGGACATGAGGTTATTGCTATTAAGATGAAAGAAGAAAACAACCGTTGGACGCTTGATTTTGAAGCGATGGAAGCACACATAACTCCTACATGTAAACTTTTTATGCTCTGCAATCCTTACAACCCAGCAGGTACGGTTTTTACATGTAAAGAGTTAGAGCAATTAGGAGCCTTTTGTGTGAAGCATGACCTCACCCTCTGTTCAGATGAAATTCATGCTGATTTGCTGTTAAAACCAGAGGCAAAACACATTCCTATTGCCTCACTCAGCCCCGCACTTCAAGAGCGCACCATTACCCTCATGGCGCCTAGTAAAACCTTTAATATCGCAGGGCTTCAAGCCTCTTTTGCCATCATTCCCAACGCCACACTTCGTAAACGCTTTAAAGAGAGTATGGGAAGCATGGTTGGAGGCATTAATCTTTTAGGCATTACTGCCATGAGAACCGCCTACGAAAAAGGCGATGCGTGGTTAGCGGAGCTTCGTCTTTATTTGGCAGAAAACCTCAAACTCGTTCAAGCCTTTGTCGCCAAAAATCCAAAACTTAAACTCCTAGAACACGAAGCCACGTTTTTAGCATGGATAGACGCTTCGGCTTTACATGTAGAAAGCCCGCACGAATTTTTTCTGGAATTTGGCGTGGGACTGAGTGATGGGGAGCCTTTTGGCGACAAAAATTTTGTACGCTTAAACTTTGGAACACAAAAAAATCTTTTAGAGGAGATTCTAAAACGCATGCAAAAAGCAATGGATAGTTTAAAAATTTAAGGCAAAATCGCTAAAATCATATAATTTTTTTAAGGGACACGATGAAACTTTTCTATCTTATAATACTTGCTTTTCTCTTTTTAGTGACAGGGTGTAGTCAAAAAACTTTAGTGCAAACGCCCCCACCTGTTATCCAGCCTGATGATACACCTAAACGCATGGGAATCCTTCAAAATGCACTCAAACACCATGGTAAAAAAGATGGTGGGGATTGTTCAGGATTTGTCACGTTGGTCAATAAAGAGAGCTTTGCCCCTTACTTTACAACCGAAGAGCTCAATGAGTACTTTGAAGATTCAAGGCGTTCACTCGCCATCTATAATCTTTTAGAGACCCAAAACCGTCTTTACCATGAAAAACCTAAAGTGGGCGATCTTGTCTTCTTTGCCAATACCGTTAAAGAATACGCTAAAGCAAAAAAAAGTGTCGACAACATTACTCATATTGGTATCATTACGAAAATTGATAACGATGAAACCGTACATTTTATTCACCATACCAAAGGAAAAAATCTCATTAGCCAAATGAATTTAAACTATCCAACAGACGTCAACTACGAAGAAAAAAAGATCAATTCCTACATGGAAAAATGCCCTAAAAATGAAGGCTATCTCTGCTTAGCCCCTGCTTATTTTAGTGCTTATGGGAGTATCAAATGAAACAGATTATGTTAAGCCTTAGTGCCCTATTGCTGTGTGGATGTGCCATGACGCAGGTTGAAGTTTCACCTACAAACAATGTCGCTGAAGCCAAAGTGGAACCTAAAATGTACATCGACAATGAACCCACCAATGAACTCTTACTTGAAAAAGAGAAAGAAAGTTATGTTTTGCGTCATGCGCCACAACGCTCATCACGTGAAACGATTGTGGAAAATGCTATGATGTATTTGGGAAAACGAGACGGTGGGGATTGTTCAGGATTTGTCAATCTTATCAATCTTAAAACAGGTCGTCCTTTTTACGATGAAAAAGAGTTAAACGCTAGTTTTGATAACGCACGAAAATCCCGTGCCATGTTTAATCTTATGTCTAAAAAAGGTAATGCTTACGAGGCACGACTTCCAAATCTTGGAGACCTTGTCTTTTTTGAAAATACCGAGCGAAGAGCCACCCCTAAAACCAAAAAAACAGTTAAAAGCAAAACAAAAAATGCTAAAAAAGAGATTGTTCAAAAAAAGCCATCTGTGCCAAATGTGGCTGAGAACATCACTCATGTGGGCATTGTCACCAAAGTGGAAGCTGATGGTACGGTAGAGTTTATTCACCACTCCAATGGTAAAAATATTTTAGATTATATGAATTTTAACTACCCCATGCTCACACACAAAGATGGCAAAAAAATCAATACCTACATGAAGCGTTGCCCCTCAAAAAAAGGTGCGGCACAACCACAATGTATGAATATCGCCTTTTTCGTGGCGTATGGGACATTTTAGAATGAGTTACATGTAAAGTCTAAATAGGAAGCAAAGAGGTGCTTTCACACCTCTTAAAGAGTACTAGATATCTTGTTCGATAACTTCTTGGAAACGGTTAAAATAACGATCTTTGATAGCCTCAACAGATTTTGAAATATCATTACATGTAAAATTATTTCCACCCACGGTTCCAATTTTCACAGCGCTTAAACCGCTCTCTTTTACCATCACTTCAAAGCCTGAAACATTACTGACTTCAACAATCGCACGAGAAAAACTCTCTGAAAAAATATCTCGTACATCATTCAATGCAACGTTACATGTAACGCCTTTTCCACTCTTTGCAGCCATCTTAGCAAGCGCAATGGCAATACCACCTACGTTCACATCTTTAGCCGCACTGAGGTAGCCTTTTTTATTGGCTTCAATCACCAAATTCCAAAGCTTCAACTCTTTTGCATAATCCAAAGGAGCCAATGTTCCTTCCACTTTACCAAACAGCTCTTTCATATACAAACTGCCACCAAAATCGCTTTTGGTTTCACCGATAAGATAAAGAGATGCGCCCTCATTTTGGAAACTTGATGGTAATGTTTTGTTGGCATCTTGATTGAGTCCAACCATCACAATGGCAGGCGTTGGGAAAACACCCACACCATTGGTTTCGTTGTACAACGAGACGTTACCACTTACAACAGGCGTGTTAAGAGCCGCACATGCCTCTTTGATGCCATAACAACCCTCAGCAAATTGCCACATCACTTCGGGGTTTTCAGGATTTCCGTAGTTGAGACAATCGGTGATGGCAAGAGGTGTTGCGCCACTCATCGCAACATTTCTTCCACTCTCAGCCACCGCAGCTGCTGCACCCATTTTAGGGTCGATGTAGTTATAACGTGGGTTACAATCGCTACTCATCGCAATGGCTTTTCCATTCTCTTTAATACGAATCACACTTGCATCAAGGCTGCCTGGTGCTTTAATCGTATTGGTTTGTACGGTTGAGTCGTATTGGTCAAAAATCCATGATTTATCAGAAATTTCAACAGAGTTTAAAAGGGTATCAAACGCTTTTTGATTCTCAACTTTGTCAAAATCATTGATGGTTGTCTTTTGAATGCTCGCCAAATAAGCAGGCTCTTTGGTTGGTCTATCATAAATCGGTGCTTGTTCACTCACAGGCTGGACTGGCATATCAGCCACTTTTTCGCCATGCCAGAAAAGCTCCATATTTCCAGTAGCAGTAACTTCACCGATGATTTCAGCATTAAGGTCCCATTTTCTAAAGATATCAACCACTTTATCTTCATACCCTTTTTTCGCACAAATGAGCATACGCTCTTGTGATTCTGAGAGCATAAATTCAAAGGGTTGCATCCCTTCTTCACGTGCTGGAACTTTATCTAAGTGCATAATCATACCGCTACCACTGCGTCCTGCCATCTCAAAAGAACTCGACGTTAAACCCGCCGCACCCATATCTTGGATACCTACAATGTAGTCGGTTTTAAAGAGTTCTAAACACGCTTCAAGTAAAAGTTTTTCAGCAAAAGGATCACCCACTTGAACGGTTGGACGAAGGCTTTTATTCGCTTCGGTAAAGCTATCGCTCGCCATAACAGCACCACCCAAACCATCACGACCTGTTTTAGAACCTACATACACCACAGGATTACCAATCCCCTCAGCTCTGCCGTAAAAAATTTCATCGCTTTTTGCAAGACCGAGTGTAAAAGCATTGACAAGAATGTTTCCATTGTAACTCTCATCAAAAAATGTTTCGCCACCAATAGTAGGAACACCCATACAGTTACCGTATCCACCGATACCCGCAACCACACCACGGACTAAATAGCGTTGATGATGAGAAATGTCATCGTTATTGGTGACATTACCAAAGCGAAGTGAGTTCATGTTGGCTACTGGACGTGCACCCATGGTAAAGACGTCTCTTAAGATTCCGCCCACACCGGTTGCCGCACCTTGATAAGGCTCGATAAAACTAGGGTGATTGTGAGATTCCATTTTAAAGACAGCCGCCATACCGTCTCCTACGTCAATAACACCCGCATTTTCACCTGGACCTTGAATCACCCATGGTGCTTTGGTAGGAAAGCCATTCAGATATTTTTTACTGGATTTGTAAGAGCAGTGTTCGCTCCACATGGATGAGAAGATACCAATCTCTAGCATATTAGGCTCACGTCCTAAAATGTTCAAAATATTTTCATATTCGTCTTTTGTCAACTTATGTTTTTTTAACACTGCGTCTAAATTTTCCATGGATTATCGCCCTATGTGATGTAATTAAAATGGGCTTATTGTACAAAAAAGGAGCTAAAAGTTAGTTTTGACGCAAATACTCCTCACACGCTTCTGCACTCATGGGTTTTGCAAATAAAAAGCCTTGCGCCAGATGACATCCGTTTTTAAGTAAAAACTCTTCTTGCTCCTCTTCTTCAACGCCTTCTGCTAAGACTTCAAGTCTTAAGCCTTGCGCTAAAGAAACAATGGCTCTTAAAATAGCCCTATCTTCATAATCATAAGGTAAATCTTTGATGAAAGAACGGTCAATTTTGAGTTTTTGTAAAGGGAGTTGTTTGAGATAACTTAAAGAAGAATACCCTGTTCCAAAATCATCCACAGCAATGCTAAAGCCCAAATCTTGAAGTTCTTGAAGCATCAAAATAGACGATTCTGCTTTGGTCATAATGTAACTCTCTGTCACCTCAAGTTCAATCAAAGAAGCATCAACGCCAATTTCCTTGCGAATTGCCTCCAATCTATCCACAAAATTCTCTTCTTCTATTTGGATACCTGAAATATTAATCGCCATTCTCCCAGTCAAAAGCTTCTCTTCACTCCACTGCTTGACCTGTTGCAACGCCTTTTTAAAAACCATTTCACCCATAGGAATAATCAAACGATTTTCTTCTGCCCTTGGGATAAAAACATTCGGTCCTAAAATGCCTTTTGAAGGTTCATTCCATCGTATCAGCGCCTCAATACCAATCACTTTTTTCGTTTTAAGGTCTATTTGAGGCTGATAATAGAGCACAAACTCATCATTATCAAGAGCTCGTTTGATTTCATTATCAAGTTTCGTCGATTTGACAATCGTATCGGTCATATCTTGCGTGTAAAACACATAACGATTTTTACCATTGCTTTTTGCTTCATACATCGCTGTATCTGCATTTTTAAATAACATTTCAAAGCTCGTGCCATCTTGAGGAGAACACGCCACGCCAATGCTAACCCCCAATAAAAAACTATCTTCTTCTAAAACAATGGGTTCAACCAAACTACGCACCAAATCCTCACACAAACTTCCTACATGTAAATGCCCATTGGTTAAAATTACAAACTCATCACCGCCCACACGGGCTAAAAAATCACTCTCGCACAGACAACTTGCAAAACGTTTTGCCACAATTTGAATCACTCTATCACCAATAGAATGTCCATACATGTCATTGATATTTTTAAAATAATCCAAATCTAAAAATAAAAACGCCATCAACGAATTATCATCTAAGCGTCGTTTTTCAAACTCTTGTCTTAAATAGGCACGATTAGGAAGTCTCGTTAACGGATCATTCAGCGCTAAAAAAAGCATATCTTCTTGCGTGCGTTTGCGATCACTGATGTCACGATGGGTTCCCGCAAGCCTTAAAGGAGCACCGGTCTTTTCATCCCGCTTTACCACCGCCCCAGAACCTTCTATCCAAACCCAATGCCCATCTTTATGTTGCATCCGAAACTCAATCACATAAGGTTTGTTATTACGAATGGTACTTTCAATCGCTTTGTCTGCAACAATTTTATCGCTAGGATGAATTCTCTCAGCCCAATCTTTAAAATCATCTTGAATATCCCCACGCATTAAGCCTAAGAAACCAAGCCATCGATCATTAACCCACTGTTGATGGTTGACATAATCCCAATCCCAATACCCTAAATTTGCCCCTTCTATCACATATTCAAGTCGTTGGCGATGTTCATTGAGATTTTTGCGAATAGACTCTATCTCATCAATTTTTGCCTTAATCAGAAAATAGAGCATCAAAGAAGTAATCAAAATAAAAAAGAGTCCCTTAATAGTTTGCAAAGAGCTTATAAGAGAGTTATCGTGAATAAAAAAACCCACAACGCTATCCGAAAACAAAATCCACAAAATAGAAAAAAAAGCATACACTAAAACAATGCGCAAAGGGTTCATCATAATTCGCATACGCCTCGTCTCCTTTTAGAGATTTATTTCGCATTTATTATACAGATATTTATATTATTTTGATGAAAGTTCAGCTAAGATTCAACTTTTAAATTTACTTCGTAGAGGCGGTACCTTTTATGTTTGGATTAGGTATATCAGAACTCCTAATAATTGCCATCATAGCAATTATCTTTTTAGGACCAGAAAAATTACCAGAAGCAATGGTTAAAGGTGCAAAATTTTTTAAAACATTTAAAAACAGCATCAACGATGTCAAAAGTTCCTTTGAACAAGAGATGAAAATTCAAGAGCTTAAAGAAGAAGCACTTACTTATAAGAAGAAATTGGATGAAGCAGCAACCAGCGCACGCAAAGTGATTAGCTTTGATGAACTTGAAGAGATTAAAAAGACAACCCAAGGTGTTAACGATTCTCTCAAAGAGTTAGAAAACAGTGTGAAAGAAAGTGTTTCACATCCAACACCTATCTCTTCGGAAGAGACTAAAATAACGACAGCAGAAGCACTCCCTTCTTCAACTGCATCCCAAATACCTGAAACCAAAAAAGAGGTAACTGCCTAATGTTTGATGAGTTAAAACCACATCTTGCCGAACTTCGTAAACGTCTTGGTATCTCCTTAATTGTCGTTCTTGTTATGTTCTTATGTTGTTTTGCATTTTGGCAACCCCTACTTTCTTTTATGATTGCTCCTTTAAAAGCAGTACTTCCAGAAGGGAGTAATGTCATTTTTACAGGCGTACAAGAACCATTTTTTACTGCCATGAAAGTCGCTTTTTTTGCAGGATTTATTCTTTCACTTCCTGTTATTTTTTGGCAATTTTGGCTTTTTGTTGCACCAGGACTTTATGACAATGAAAAAAAACTTGTTGTTCCTTTTGTCTTAGCTGCCACTCTTATGTTTTTAATAGGTGCTTCTTTTTGTTATTATGTAGTTGTTCCCCTTGCTTTTGCCTTTTTGGTCGCTTTTGGTAGCGCCCTTTTTACAGCATTACCAAGCATTGGAGAGTATGTCGGCTTTTTTACAAAATTCATTGTAGGATTTGGACTCTCTTTTGAAATGCCCGTCGTCATCTTCTTTTTCGCCAAACTAGGACTCGTAGATGATCAAGGTTTAAAAGAGTTTTTCCGCTACGCAATTGTCATTATCTTTACCGTTGCGGGGATTTTAACACCACCTGATGTTTTATCGCAATTTTTAATGGCTGGACCTTTGCTTATTTTATATGGTATCTCCATTTTAGTTGCCAAAGCGGTCAATCCTTATCAAGCACCCGATACCAGTGAAGAGAAAAATGACGATGATGAAAACAAAGAGGACTAAGCTATCGATCCGTTTTTAAAATCCACGTATGATTATTATCTTCCTACCGAACGTATCGCCACACATCCTGTTGAACCACGGGATGAGGCGAGACTTTTGGTCTTTAATCGAAGCAGTGGGCAGATAACACACACCTTTTTTAAGCATCTTTTTGATTTTCTTCCAGAAGATATTGGCGTTCTTCTTAACGATACAAGAGTTGTTAAAGCACGTATTTTTGGAAAAAAAGAGAGTGGCGGAGAGATAGAACTGCTTTTAAATGCCCCGTTGCAAGAGAATCTCTACTCTGTTTATATTAAAGGACGTGTTAAAAAAGGAATGAGGCTCTTTTTTGATGCAGACTTAGAAGCAGAGCTCATCGAACTCAAAGAAGATGGCACACGTCTGGTTGCTTTTTTTAGAAAAAATGAAGCACTTCATACCAAAGCTTTGTTTGATATTTTAGAAATAATTGGGCATATTCCACTTCCTCCGTATATTAAACGTGAAGATCAAGAAGAAGATAGCGTAGATTATCAAACGGTGTTTGCTAAAGAGCAAGGTGCCGTAGCAGCGCCCACCGCTTCTCTTCATTTTACAGATAGTATGTTTGAGGCACTGAAAAAACGTTATGAAACGCACTTTTTAACCTTACATGTAGGCGCAGGTACCTTTAAGCCTGTTGAAGCAGAACACATTTTAGAACATGTAATGCACTCAGAAATCTATACCATTCCAGAGCTTACATGTAAACTCATAGAGTCCAAAAAACCTCTTCTTGCGGTGGGTACAACCGTCACACGAACGGTTGAATATTATGCAAGGACAAACATACCCGTAGGCAAATGTGACCTTTTCTTGCATCCTAACAATCCACCCTTACGTGTCAATCATCTTTTAACCAATTTTCATCTTCCTAAATCCACACTCATTATGTTAGTCGCTTCATTTATTGGGATTGAAAAAACGCTAGAATTGTATGAAGAAGCCGTAAAAGAGAAGTATCGCTTCTTCTCCTACGGCGATGCAATGCTGATTATTTAGCGTTTTATGCTTTCATATCCAGCAAAGTACCGAGCATTTCATCTTGAGCTTGAATGGGTTTTGTATTCGCTTCAAAGGCTCTCTCGAGTGAGATTTGGTCTGTAAACTCGGTCTCTAAATCGGTACTATTTTGAGTTTGAGCGCTCTGCGCCACCACTGCATCATTTTGGTTTGTAATGGTTGTTTGTGTTGCTTTAAACTCTTCCGTATTTACATTAGCAACATTATGAGCGCTGTTTCCCATCCAGCTTGACATTGCCATCATCGCATTTGCATTAATCTGCATGAGAACCTCCTTTTTTATTAGAGTTCTTTCAAAACTCTTGGCATACCTTTAAAGCAAAGCTCAAAACGTAGTTTCTGTGAAAAGGCTACGTTAACACTGGGTTTTCTCGGCGGAATGCCCACGCACCCTTGTACTTTTCCTGCTTACAAAATGCATTTTGCAAGCAGTTTGTTCAGGAAAACTATACTCCCACTGCTTTGAAAAATATCTAAAAAATAAACATTAAACATAAATCGTCTCATTTCTTTTGACAATATGCACCTTCAAGCCTGTATTCTCTTTTAAATAAGTTTTAAAAAGCTCTAGTTTATCAGGTTCGCCATGAATCAAATAGATATGATTTAAGCCTTCCATTGGTTTTATCCATTGCAACATATCGTCTCGATCTGCATGGGCTGAAAAACCATTGATGGTATAAATTTTGGCGCGTACTTTAATGTCCTCACCA carries:
- a CDS encoding flavocytochrome c, which produces MADITRRNFVKLGALSAGMVALGENTLSASALEQKGVKYDQEYDVVVIGSGFAGLAATITAAEKGLKVCVIEKMGRFGGNSIINGGLFAVVNSPKQKAEGVQDSIELYLKDMLKAGLNMNHTDNLKVIAARSADALKLTEKCGAKYYEKLSHLGGHSIPRTYLTSTASGAGIVQPMLSYAEKLSNVILKNRTKFDDFIADDSGRIVGVVIREDYKFDMKALDDNAENKTGDIKYIKARKGVILASGGFCRDTFLRSMQDPSIPLECDTTNQPGATGEVIMKALELGAVPVQMSWIQWGPWASPDEKGFGTASNFNINATFRYGITVDTKTGKRFMNELADRRVRSLAMFDVIGKDQNYPINICDQAAVDKIIPDLTAKALASGVVKKFNTLDELAAAYKIPVAELKKTVEAYNGYVTAKKDTEFGKPVQGVEGVQVSKPPFYGTRGVPKLHYTMGGLKINDKAQVICTKTKKPIPGLFAAGGVNGGIHGASRLGSCSIPDCLVFGIVAGENI
- a CDS encoding cytochrome c3 family protein translates to MKPRAHNTFVALCLFLCFTLLPLTLFAGEESSSPDLKGRETVTMTQEFKEKYPLKRVHAKLSLDCLFCHEGEGNNPEAFKAVREKTCLECHGSKEKIAQRLDFIGKPNPHNSIHDGTRLSCDECHNEHKESTNMCAECHEKEIATNMWMRKTP
- a CDS encoding cytochrome c3 family protein, producing MKLKLFIFLSIGIGVGLVLSLVTYYGLHKTSDQKFCVICHEMDPMVVAYREDVHGGAGKLGASAKCVDCHLPHDNILKYIYTKARNGVVEGSIHLFGDPSKINWIEKRAHRESFVFDDGCLECHGNLLSTQTASKQAQKMHTHYQSLKGTDKEIHCASCHIDAGHQNMRNILNYYTPEFEIMKEHMKEKKSEIQEKYQHYGIQKEK
- a CDS encoding MalY/PatB family protein; the encoded protein is MSFFNEVVDRTQTPSEKWNKYKGIDVIPAWVADMDFKSPPCVIEALQKRVSEGVFGYTSVDDETYAAIIGFIKRHYGWEIRKEWLVFTQGVVSSMNIACMVIETGSVMTTTPIYPHFIKAPKHAGHEVIAIKMKEENNRWTLDFEAMEAHITPTCKLFMLCNPYNPAGTVFTCKELEQLGAFCVKHDLTLCSDEIHADLLLKPEAKHIPIASLSPALQERTITLMAPSKTFNIAGLQASFAIIPNATLRKRFKESMGSMVGGINLLGITAMRTAYEKGDAWLAELRLYLAENLKLVQAFVAKNPKLKLLEHEATFLAWIDASALHVESPHEFFLEFGVGLSDGEPFGDKNFVRLNFGTQKNLLEEILKRMQKAMDSLKI
- the purL gene encoding phosphoribosylformylglycinamidine synthase subunit PurL yields the protein MENLDAVLKKHKLTKDEYENILNILGREPNMLEIGIFSSMWSEHCSYKSSKKYLNGFPTKAPWVIQGPGENAGVIDVGDGMAAVFKMESHNHPSFIEPYQGAATGVGGILRDVFTMGARPVANMNSLRFGNVTNNDDISHHQRYLVRGVVAGIGGYGNCMGVPTIGGETFFDESYNGNILVNAFTLGLAKSDEIFYGRAEGIGNPVVYVGSKTGRDGLGGAVMASDSFTEANKSLRPTVQVGDPFAEKLLLEACLELFKTDYIVGIQDMGAAGLTSSSFEMAGRSGSGMIMHLDKVPAREEGMQPFEFMLSESQERMLICAKKGYEDKVVDIFRKWDLNAEIIGEVTATGNMELFWHGEKVADMPVQPVSEQAPIYDRPTKEPAYLASIQKTTINDFDKVENQKAFDTLLNSVEISDKSWIFDQYDSTVQTNTIKAPGSLDASVIRIKENGKAIAMSSDCNPRYNYIDPKMGAAAAVAESGRNVAMSGATPLAITDCLNYGNPENPEVMWQFAEGCYGIKEACAALNTPVVSGNVSLYNETNGVGVFPTPAIVMVGLNQDANKTLPSSFQNEGASLYLIGETKSDFGGSLYMKELFGKVEGTLAPLDYAKELKLWNLVIEANKKGYLSAAKDVNVGGIAIALAKMAAKSGKGVTCNVALNDVRDIFSESFSRAIVEVSNVSGFEVMVKESGLSAVKIGTVGGNNFTCNDISKSVEAIKDRYFNRFQEVIEQDI
- a CDS encoding putative bifunctional diguanylate cyclase/phosphodiesterase, which codes for MRIMMNPLRIVLVYAFFSILWILFSDSVVGFFIHDNSLISSLQTIKGLFFILITSLMLYFLIKAKIDEIESIRKNLNEHRQRLEYVIEGANLGYWDWDYVNHQQWVNDRWLGFLGLMRGDIQDDFKDWAERIHPSDKIVADKAIESTIRNNKPYVIEFRMQHKDGHWVWIEGSGAVVKRDEKTGAPLRLAGTHRDISDRKRTQEDMLFLALNDPLTRLPNRAYLRQEFEKRRLDDNSLMAFLFLDLDYFKNINDMYGHSIGDRVIQIVAKRFASCLCESDFLARVGGDEFVILTNGHLHVGSLCEDLVRSLVEPIVLEEDSFLLGVSIGVACSPQDGTSFEMLFKNADTAMYEAKSNGKNRYVFYTQDMTDTIVKSTKLDNEIKRALDNDEFVLYYQPQIDLKTKKVIGIEALIRWNEPSKGILGPNVFIPRAEENRLIIPMGEMVFKKALQQVKQWSEEKLLTGRMAINISGIQIEEENFVDRLEAIRKEIGVDASLIELEVTESYIMTKAESSILMLQELQDLGFSIAVDDFGTGYSSLSYLKQLPLQKLKIDRSFIKDLPYDYEDRAILRAIVSLAQGLRLEVLAEGVEEEEQEEFLLKNGCHLAQGFLFAKPMSAEACEEYLRQN
- the tatB gene encoding Sec-independent protein translocase protein TatB translates to MFGLGISELLIIAIIAIIFLGPEKLPEAMVKGAKFFKTFKNSINDVKSSFEQEMKIQELKEEALTYKKKLDEAATSARKVISFDELEEIKKTTQGVNDSLKELENSVKESVSHPTPISSEETKITTAEALPSSTASQIPETKKEVTA